One segment of Theobroma cacao cultivar B97-61/B2 chromosome 9, Criollo_cocoa_genome_V2, whole genome shotgun sequence DNA contains the following:
- the LOC18587638 gene encoding golgin subfamily A member 4 isoform X2 has protein sequence MDKNKSRTDLLAAGRKKLQQYRQKKDGKGSSSKGKSSKKSNKSEQHESDADAASSVAKPTVSSQVSEGETADVDFSVSQSMESSLPSGLDTAAVVTSLEPIESETDNVDTVLAHNGGLPIEVIAPGEHDVDSSVPNGGESTQSVDSELCTEITSSTADIPVFEGETKHDDAPHPSASVGATEGTVVKLDVVGVNEERGQNPLLSEDDFPDMSLSQARGDQEANGMGLNQFDRGGETEFEVDGRFPSSEHGECAEPLEGATSEVTRMDGPSSEAEQAIGRDDASVFTGAASSSQADGSLAVSPQMKKLAEDVIPCSPVEEEQEICSSFDAIGGEKTAEGNQQYLPGGSFVSWGRSHETSLQTEAASSSDLTLFLARDGSLKLSQLAEVIRGLDEDEYRLLLNSQELVSIANVGTDTLAPSFHPDLFEKLKEELYLTSFTKDIFYLQLSEQSDLQMESDRHCHQLIDEIPVLRSSINEVHMKNACLVEELAQCRSELQVCANAREELQNQFHTALAQAEEFSAKANELHVSLVRSQEDLSSLLSELADYKNLVAAIQVDNDNLNRTLHSLTEERKTLAEEKESSLHENEKLSMELARYKDLVVTFQEESEQLNVTLASLTEERKALVDEKLLSLQENEKLLAELADCKGLIAALQVEHSDISKNLALMTGERMKLEEEKELLACGKEKAALDLEECKGLLAALQDEKSNLNGNLTLVTEERKKLEEDKEYLFHENERLASELLVLQEQLTTEREEHMQLEAELKEVTVRLEQLMEENSFLSASLDMQKAKIVEIDGRENRDVEAGSQVQSLDVGSRVQENAVDNEHSCQIPSKQDPEASVVVLEKTLPVDVVGGPSLALLEQEVFDDSSGFLVLKGHLKEAEGILQNLEKSFEQMHFHSALLQRSSSKLAAPGVSKLIQAFESKVQHDEPEVEEGDLTEYKSLADQFNSTKEVTENLRAVLKLLGQDTDNASALYRRERDCRKSANFTFGELKVQHEALKDYGDNLEATNIELGILYEAAKQHAFAIEAKNNELEVLYEALKYQESSLSSENAELGEKLSEYHLRITEMQSHFSDLQQRSDEMASALNHQLESLQKEAAERALMLELEWKSTVTQIVETVRRLDESIGRVSNSTFSNNSNDLLDVNSLVTTSVSFAINIIQDLQEKLEAAYTGHDALSGSYKEVNEKYDDLLRKNELMVGILNEFYNDLKKLVIDSCVLVGEPEINPQVEELPDPLDYSKYKNFIEQLEYVLGERLQLQSVTDQLNSELMNKTRDFEEMRRECLNSNAIQKLIEYVESVVEPESNETDSDKTPGSRLEFLVSLLVKKYKDIGEQVTDCREEFGSKVMELTEVEEKIHQLDALRLQRELEILALKESLRQEQEALMTARSELQEKISELEQSEQRVSSLREKLSIAVAKGKGLVVQRDGLKQSFAETSAELDRCSQELQVKDSQLHELEIKLKTYSEAGERVEALESELSYIRNSATALRESFLLKDSVLQRIEEILEDLDLPEHFHSRDIIEKVDWLARSTTGNSLPPTDWDQKSSVGGSYSDAGFVTVDTWKEDAQPSSTVGEDLRRKYEDLQSKFYGLAEQNEMLEQSLMERNHLVQRWEELLDGIDMPSQLRSLEPEERIEWLGGALSEAYHDRNSLQEKIDNLENYCASLTADLEASEKRIYDLEVGLQSVTLEREHLSERLETLTSDHHNHAAKAAEFELENENLQNKVSGLQEELVKRIEEEEGLLKMEGEIRRLQDLVCDVLRDPELKDLVPGDSSIACLEGLLKKLIENYTSLNSMNTELVNIEMDQTKLGDEARSREALTTTQEDVASLKKELEEVLHDLMQVKEERDGHFRKHQSLLHEVQELERKREELQDLLNQEEQKSASVREKLNVAVRKGKSLVQQRDTLKKTIEEMNTELENLKSELSYRENALADYELKIRDLSSYPERLQALEADNLFLRNHLTETERVLEEKGHLLHRVFNSIADIDVGVEIDTFDPVEKLGRIGKVCHDLHAAVASSEQESRKSKRAAELLLAELNEVQERNDGLQEDLAKVASELTEVMKERDVAEAAKLEVLSQLEKLSTVHSEENRKQYSELMILQSSVNELRKGFNDIHNLLSDVSSKDLEFLQNLEVNIKSCLEGDDARDVAGSPYITSSNLENKNFQSMDTWSVTNMQDLMDDDAIVKVCSLIRHHLQGLMTEIAALKEKFIVHSKLLHEQGHSISNVLGILHRERNSLKESFEAMRRNIMHIESIGKEKDLEIVVLRRNIALLYEACANSVLEIENRKAELLGNNLATADQGTYLKHVTLADGGLPLSGQDSVSSEEHIRTVADKLLSTMKDFSSMKAEIAEGSQREMKITIANLQKELQEKDIQKERICMELVGQIKLAEAAATNYSRDLQSSKTLVHDLEKEVEVMREEQKSLQQRVKELQERLKSLTDVLSSKDQEIEALTQALDEEEIQMEELTKKIEELEKVLQQKNTDLENLEASRGKVVKKLSITVSKFDELHNLSESLLAEVEQLQSQLQDRDAEISFLRQEVTRCTNDVLVTSQMSNKRDSDEIYEFLTWIEAIFSRVGVPVLHFDTKNSKVPEYKEIIQKKISSVISELEDLRGVAQSRDELLQAERSKVEELTRREETLKKTLREKESQLDLLEAEGDVGQAASLNSEIVEVEPVINKWALAGTSTASQVRSLRKVNNDQVAIAIDMDDGSNSRLEDEDEDKVHGFKSLTSSRIVPRFTRPITDMVDGLWVSCDRALMRQPALRLGIIIYWAVLHTLLAAFVF, from the exons ATGGACAAGAACAAGAGCCGTACCGATCTGCTCGCAGCTGGACGTAAAAAG CTTCAACAATATCGCCAGAAGAAGGATGGTAAAGGAAGTAGCAGTAAAGGAAAGTCTtccaaaaaatcaaacaaatctGAGCAGCATGAATCTGATGCTGATGCTGCATCTTCTGTTGCCAAACCAACAGTCTCATCACAGGTCTCTGAAGGGGAAACTGCAGATGTTGACTTTTCAGTGTCACAGTCTATGGAGAGTTCACTGCCTTCTGGGCTTGACACTGCAGCAGTTGTTACATCACTGGAGCCCATTGAATCTGAGACAGACAATGTCGATACTGTATTAGCCCATAATGGTGGATTACCCATTGAGGTGATAGCCCCCGGTGAGCATGATGTTGATTCTTCAGTCCCTAATGGTGGGGAAAGTACGCAGAGTGTTGATAGTGAGCTGTGCACAGAAATAACTTCCTCAACTGCAGACATCCCAGTTTTTGAAGGGGAAACAAAACATGATGATGCTCCGCATCCATCTGCTTCAGTTGGTGCCACAGAAGGGACAGTGGTTAAACTTGATGTGGTAGGTGTTAATGAGGAAAGGGGGCAGAACCCACTGCTTTCAGAAGATGATTTTCCTGATATGTCCTTGTCTCAAGCAAGGGGAGATCAG GAAGCTAATGGTATGGGGTTGAACCAATTTGATAGAGGCGGTGAAACAGAGTTTGAAGTTGATGGTAGATTTCCTTCGTCTGAGCATGGTGAATGTGCTGAACCTCTCGAAGGGGCAACTTCAGAAGTAACTAGAATGGATGGGCCATCCAGTGAGGCAGAGCAGGCCATCGGCAGAGATGATGCGTCTGTATTTACTGGGGCAGCCAGCAGTTCCCAAGCAGATGGAAGTTTGGCTGTGAGTCCTCAGATGAAAAAACTGGCTGAAGATGTAATACCCTGTTCACCTGttgaagaagaacaagaaataTGCTCTTCATTTGATGCTATTGGTGGTGAAAAGACTGCAGAAGGAAATCAGCAATATTTACCAGGGGGCTCCTTTGTGTCTTGGGGTAGAAGTCATGAAACATCTCTTCAGACAGAAGCGGCAAGTTCATCAGATCTGACTTTGTTTCTTGCCAGGGATGGTTCTCTCAAACTCTCTCAGCTAGCAGAGGTGATAAGAGGTCTTGATGAAGATGAATATAGGCTTCTGCTTAACTCTCAAGAATTGGTTTCCATTGCAAATGTTGGGACTGATACTTTAGCACCATCTTTCCATCCAGATTTATTCGAGAAATTGAAAGAGGAATTATATCTCACAAGTTTTACGAaagatatattttatttacagCTTTCTGAGCAGTCAGATCTGCAAATGGAATCTGATCGGCATTGTCATCAGCTTATTGATGAAATACCTGTGCTTCGTTCTTCCATCAATGAGGTTCACATGAAGAACGCATGCCTTGTAGAAGAGCTAGCACAATGCAGGTCTGAACTCCAGGTTTGTGCTAATGCAAGGGAGGAGCTGCAAAACCAATTTCATACTGCATTGGCACAGGCTGAGGAATTTTCTGCTAAAGCAAATGAGTTGCACGTTAGCCTTGTAAGGTCACAAGAGGATTTATCGAGCCTCTTGTCTGAATTAGCTGATTACAAGAATCTGGTGGCCGCTATACAGGTGGATAATGATAACTTAAATAGGACTCTTCATTCGCTGACTGAGGAGAGAAAGACACTTGCAGAGGAAAAGGAATCTTCTCTCCATGAGAATGAAAAACTGTCAATGGAGTTAGCTAGATACAAGGATTTGGTGGTCACTTTTCAGGAGGAGAGTGAACAGTTAAATGTGACTCTTGCTTCGCTGACTGAGGAGAGAAAGGCACTTGTGGATGAGAAACTGTTGTCTCTTCAGGAGAATGAGAAGCTACTGGCGGAATTAGCTGATTGCAAGGGCTTGATTGCTGCTTTACAGGTGGAACATTCTGACATAAGTAAGAATCTTGCTCTAATGAcaggagagagaatgaagcttgaagaagaaaaggagcTTCTTGCATGTGGGAAAGAGAAAGCAGCTCTTGACTTGGAAGAGTGTAAGGGTTTGCTTGCTGCTCTACAAGATGAAAAGTCTAACTTGAATGGGAACCTTACTTTAGTTACAGAGGAGAGGAAGAAGCTTGAGGAGGACAAGGAGTATCTTTTCCATGAAAATGAGAGACTTGCTTCTGAGTTGCTTGTTCTCCAAGAGCAGTTAACTACAGAACGTGAGGAACACATGCAACTTGAGGCTGAGCTAAAAGAAGTAACAGTGCGCCTAGAGCAGTTAATGGAGGAAAACAGTTTTCTCAGTGCCAGTCTGGACATGCAGAAGGCCAAGATTGTGGAAATTGATGGCAGGGAAAACCGGGATGTTGAAGCTGGGAGTCAAGTACAAAGTTTGGATGTTGGTAGCAGGGTCCAAGAAAATGCAGTTGACAATGAACATTCTTGCCAAATCCCTTCTAAGCAAGATCCTGAAGCTTCCGTTGTGGTATTGGAGAAAACCTTACCTGTTGATGTCGTTGGTGGGCCATCACTTGCACTGCTTGAACAGGAAGTCTTTGATGATTCTTCTGGTTTTCTAGTCTTGAAGGGACACTTGAAGGAGGCTGAGGGAATATTGCAAAACCTTGAAAAGTCATTTGAACAGATGCACTTTCATTCAGCCTTGTTACAGCGCTCCAGCAGTAAATTGGCTGCACCAGGAGTATCGAAACTGATTCAAGCCTTTGAGTCAAAGGTCCAACATGATGAGCCTGAGGTTGAGGAAGGAGATTTGACTGAATACAAATCACTGGCagatcaatttaattcaacAAAAGAGGTAACAGAAAATTTGAGAGCTGTGCTTAAGCTCTTGGGTCAGGATACTGATAATGCTAGTGCACTTTATAGACGTGAGCGGGATTGTAGAAAATCTGCTAATTTCACATTTGGGGAGCTCAAGGTTCAACATGAAGCTTTGAAGGATTACGGTGACAATCTTGAAGCAACCAACATTGAGCTGGGGATTCTGTATGAAGCTGCTAAGCAACATGCTTTTGCAATTGAAGCCAAGAATAATGAACTTGAGGTTCTTTATGAAGCTCTAAAGTATCAAGAAAGTAGCCTCAGTTCAGAAAATGCGGAGCTTGGTGAGAAATTGAGCGAGTATCATTTGAGAATTACTGAAATGCAGAGTCACTTTTCTGATTTACAGCAAAGGTCAGATGAGATGGCTTCTGCTCTAAATCACCAGTTGGAAAGTTTACAGAAGGAAGCAGCTGAGAGGGCATTGATGCTTGAACTAGAATGGAAATCTACAGTTACTCAGATTGTTGAAACAGTCAGGAGGCTTGATGAGTCTATTGGGAGAGTCTCCAACTCCACCTTCTCAAATAACAGCAATGATCTCTTGGATGTAAATAGCCTGGTCACTACTTCTGTTAGTTTTGCCATTAACATAATCCAGGATCTGCAAGAGAAACTAGAAGCTGCTTATACAGGTCATGATGCGCTATCTGGTTCTTATAAAGAAGTCAATGAGAAGTATGATGATTTGCTCAGGAAGAATGAATTAATGGTAGGGATACTAAATGAGTTTTACAATGATCTGAAGAAACTTGTGATTGATTCATGTGTATTGGTGGGTGAGCCTGAGATAAACCCTCAAGTTGAGGAGCTGCCTGATCCCTTAGATTACAGCAAGTATAAGAACTTCATTGAACAACTGGAGTATGTTTTAGGTGAAAGGCTGCAGCTCCAGTCTGTAACTGACCAACTTAATTCAGAATTGATGAATAAGACAAGAGACTTTGAGGAAATGAGAAGAGAATGCCTTAATTCAAATGCCATTCAAAAGCTTATAGAATATGTTGAGAGTGTTGTAGAACCGGAAAGCAATGAGACTGACTCAGATAAAACACCTGGTTCTCGCCTTgaatttttagtttctttGCTTGTTAAGAAGTACAAAGACATTGGTGAGCAGGTGACTGATTGTAGGGAGGAGTTTGGATCTAAGGTGATGGAATTGACAGAGGTGGAGGAAAAGATACATCAGTTAGATGCATTGAGACTTCAGCGTGAATTGGAAATCCTTGCTTTGAAAGAAAGCTTGCGCCAGGAACAGGAAGCCCTTATGACTGCACGTTCTGAGTTACAGGAAAAAATAAGTGAACTTGAACAGTCAGAGCAGCGAGTGTCTTCTCTTAGGGAGAAGCTTAGCATAGCTGTCGCAAAGGGGAAAGGTTTGGTGGTGCAGCGTGATGGTCTTAAGCAGTCATTTGCGGAGACATCTGCTGAACTAGATAGATGCTCTCAGGAATTACAGGTGAAAGATTCCCAGCTTCATgaattagaaataaaactgAAGACTTACTCAGAGGCAGGTGAGCGTGTGGAAGCTCTGGAATCTGAGCTTTCATACATTCGCAACTCAGCTACCGCATTAAGAGAATCATTTCTTCTCAAAGACTCTGTACTGCAGAGAATTGAAGAGATTTTAGAAGACCTAGATCTGCCTGAGCATTTCCATTCTAGAGATATTATTGAAAAAGTTGATTGGTTAGCAAGGTCCACCACTGGTAATTCTTTGCCTCCCACTGATTGGGATCAGAAAAGTTCTGTTGGTGGTTCATACTCTGATGCGGGTTTTGTCACTGTGGATACCTGGAAAGAAGATGCACAACCAAGCTCAACTGTAGGGGAGGACTTGAGAAGAAAATATGAGGACCTTCAGAGCAAGTTTTATGGGTTGGCAGAACAAAATGAAATGCTGGAACAGTCCTTAATGGAAAGGAACCACTTGGTGCAAAGATGGGAGGAACTTTTGGACGGAATCGATATGCCTTCACAGTTGCGGTCCTTGGAACCTGAAGAAAGGATTGAATGGTTGGGAGGTGCACTTTCAGAGGCTTATCATGATAGAAATTCTTTACAAGAGAAGATTGATAACCTTGAAAACTATTGTGCGTCTTTAACTGCAGATTTGGAAGCGTCTGAAAAGAGAATATATGATCTTGAGGTGGGCCTTCAATCAGTTACTCTTGAGAGGGAGCATCTTTCTGAAAGATTGGAGACTTTGACTTCTGATCATCATAACCATGCAGCAAAGGCAGCTGAGTTTGAACTTGAGAATGAAAACCTCCAGAATAAAGTTAGTGGTTTGCAGGAAGAATTGGTTAAGAGGATTGAAGAGGAGGAAGGTCTTCTCAAGATGGAGGGTGAGATAAGGAGATTGCAGGACTTGGTTTGTGATGTATTACGGGATCCTGAATTAAAAGATTTGGTTCCTGGTGACAGTAGTATTGCATGTTTGGAAGGATTACTGAAGAAACTTATAGAGAATTATACTAGTCTTAATTCTATGAATACTGAACTTGTGAATATTGAAATGGACCAGACCAAGCTAGGTGATGAAGCCAGAAGCAGAGAAGCACTGACTACTACTCAGGAGGATGTAGCTTCTTTGAAAAAAGAGCTGGAGGAGGTGCTGCATGACTTGATGCAAGTGAAGGAGGAAAGAGATGGACACTTCAGAAAGCATCAATCTTTGCTTCATGAAGTTCAAGAACTTGAAAGGAAAAGGGAGGAGTTGCAAGACCTACTAAATCAAGAAGAGCAGAAGTCAGCTTCTGTGAGAGAAAAGTTAAATGTTGCTGTTAGAAAAGGGAAATCTTTGGTGCAACAACGGGACACTCTGAAAAAAACCATTGAAGAGATGAATACTGAGCTGGAAAACTTGAAATCTGAGCTTAGCTACCGGGAAAATGCTCTGGCTGATTATGAATTGAAGATCAGGGACCTCTCTTCTTATCCTGAAAGATTACAAGCTTTAGAAGCGGACAATTTGTTCTTGAGGAATCATCTGACAGAAACTGAGCGCGTTTTGGAGGAGAAAGGACACCTTTTACACAGGGTATTTAACTCCATAGCTGACATTGATGttggtgtggaaattgatACCTTTGATCCAGTGGAGAAGCTGGGGCGAATTGGGAAAGTGTGCCATGATTTGCATGCAGCTGTTGCTTCTTCTGAACAAGAGTCACGGAAGTCCAAGAGAGCTGCAGAGCTACTGCTTGCAGAGTTGAATGAGGTTCAAGAGAGAAACGATGGTCTTCAGGAAGATCTAGCAAAGGTTGCCAGTGAACTTACAGAAGTCATGAAGGAAAGGGATGTGGCAGAGGCTGCTAAACTTGAAGTTCTGTCGCAACTTGAAAAGTTATCCACAGTTCACTCTGAAGAGAATAGGAAACAATATTCTGAATTAATGATATTACAATCTAGTGTAAATGAACTCAGGAAGGGCTTCAATGATATTCATAATCTACTATCTGATGTTTCTTCGAAGGACTTAGAATTTCTGCAAAATTTGGAGGTTAACATCAAGTCATGCTTGGAAGGGGATGATGCTCGAGATGTGGCTGGCTCGCCATACATTACATCCAGCAATTTAGAGAACAAG AACTTTCAATCCATGGATACTTGGTCAGTTACCAATATGCAGGACCTTATGGATGATGATGCTATAGTCAAAGTTTGCAGTTTAATCCGGCATCACTTGCAAGGTTTGATGACTGAAATTGCTGCACtcaaagaaaagttcattgtGCACTCAAAATTATTACATGAACAAGGTCACAGTATATCGAATGTACTGGGGATCTTGCACAGAGAAAGAAATTCTCTGAAAGAGTCATTTGAAGCTATGAGGCGAAACATTATGCATATAGAATCAATTGGGAAAGAGAAAGACCTGGAGATTGTTGTGTTGAGAAGAAACATTGCCTTGCTTTATGAAGCCTGTGCTAATTCAGTCTTGGAAATTGAAAATAGAAAAGCTGAGCTGTTAGGAAATAATTTGGCTACTGCTGATCAGGGGACTTACTTGAAGCATGTAACATTAGCTGATGGAGGACTTCCTCTTAGTGGACAAGATAGTGTTTCATCCGAGGAACATATTAGGACTGTGGCAGATAAACTTTTGTCAACAATGAAAGATTTTTCGAGCATGAAAGCTGAAATTGCTGAAGGAAGCCAAAGGGAAATGAAAATTACCATAGCAAACTTGCAGAAAGAGCTGCAGGAGAAGGATATCCAAAAAGAACGAATTTGCATGGAGCTTGTTGGTCAAATCAAGTTAGCTGAAGCAGCTGCTACGAATTACTCGCGAGATCTTCAATCTTCAAAAACACTGGTGCATGATTTGGAGAAAGAAGTGGAAGTAATGAGGGAAGAACAGAAGTCATTACAGCAGAGAGTAAAAGAACTGCAGGAAAGACTCAAATCACTGACAGACGTGTTATCATCCAAAGATCAGG AAATTGAGGCCCTCACACAAGCACTTGATGAGGAGGAGATCCAAATGGAAGAGTTGACAAAGAAGATCGAGGAACTAGAAAAAGTTTTGCAACAAAAGAACACAGATTTGGAGAACCTTGAAGCTTCTCGTGGAAAGGTTGTGAAAAAGCTTTCCATCACTGTGAGCAAGTTTGATGAGCTTCATAATCTATCGGAAAGTCTTCTAGCTGAGGTTGAACAGCTTCAATCACAATTACAAGATCGGGATGCTGAGATCTCCTTCTTAAGACAAGAGGTCACTAGATGCACCAATGATGTTCTTGTCACATCACAAATGAGCAACAAAAGAGATTCAGATGAGATATACGAGTTTCTGACTTGGATTGAGGCAATCTTTTCTCGTGTTGGGGTACCTGTTTTGCATTTTGATACTAAAAACAGTAAGGTGCCTGAATACAAGGAAATAATACAGAAAAAGATTAGTTCTGTTATATCAGAATTGGAGGACCTACGGGGGGTTGCTCAAAGTAGGGATGAATTGTTGCAAGCAGAACGGAGTAAAGTGGAGGAGTTGACACGCAGAGAAGAAACTCTCAAGAAGACTTTGCGTGAGAAGGAATCCCAATTAGATTTGCTTGAAGCTGAGGGAGATGTTGGTCAGGCTGCTAGTTTGAACTCAGAAATTGTGGAAGTTGAACCTGTG ATAAACAAGTGGGCATTAGCGGGGACCTCCACAGCATCCCAAGTTCGTAGTTTGCGTAAAGTCAATAATGATCAAGTTGCTATTGCTATAGATATGGATGATGGTAGCAATAGTAGGTtagaagatgaagatgaagataaag TTCATGGTTTCAAATCACTTACCTCATCAAGAATTGTTCCAAGATTTACAAGACCAATAACCGATATGGTAGATGGCTTATG GGTTTCTTGTGATCGGGCGCTTATGCGACAACCTGCCTTACGGCTTGGCATTATAATCTATTGGGCTGTACTGCATACGCTGTTGGCAGCTTTTGTATTTTGA